CAAGTCGAAAGTCAGGGCCAAGGTCGAGCATCTCTTCGGTGTCATCAAGCGGGTGTTTGGTTTTACCAAGGTCCGCTACCGTGGGCTGGCCAAGAACGCCCACGCGCTGTTTGTGCTGTGTGCGTTGACGA
The genomic region above belongs to Gammaproteobacteria bacterium and contains:
- a CDS encoding transposase; translated protein: KSKVRAKVEHLFGVIKRVFGFTKVRYRGLAKNAHALFVLCALTNLYTARRRLICLARGTCA